One part of the Schistocerca piceifrons isolate TAMUIC-IGC-003096 chromosome 2, iqSchPice1.1, whole genome shotgun sequence genome encodes these proteins:
- the LOC124776964 gene encoding L-xylulose reductase-like, producing the protein MDISFQNKRVLVTGAGQGIGRELVKALVRYGAEVIALSRTKKHLDTLCQEVNVTPVCVDLSDWETAREAVRKIGPVDCLVNNAAVALLDPFLKAKPEDFDKSFAINVKAVLNVSQVVAESMIQRGKGGTIVNLSSQASQAALADHAIYCASKAAVDQLSKVMALELGPHNIRVNCVNPTVVMTEMGKIGWSKPEKAATMLSKIPMGRFAEPEDVVNAVIFLLSSKSDMINGICVPIDGGFLAC; encoded by the exons GTATAGGAAGAGAACTTGTAAAAGCTTTAGTCCGTTATGGAGCAGAAGTTATTGCTTTGTCTCGCACAAAGAAGCATCTTGATACTTTGTGTCAAGAAGTAAATGTGACTCCAGTGTGTGTTGATCTATCAGACTGGGAGACGGCTCGGGAAGCGGTGAGGAAGATTGGCCCAGTTGACTGTTTAGTAAATAATGCTGCTGTTGCATTACTGGACCCATTCTTGAAGGCAAAACCAGAAGATTTTGATAA gagcTTTGCTATTAATGTTAAAGCAGTGCTTAATGTCAGTCAGGTTGTTGCAGAAAGTATGATTCAAAGAGGAAAAGGAGGAACTATTGTAAATTTATCCTCTCAAGCTTCACAG GCTGCACTAGCAGACCATGCAATATATTGCGCTTCAAAGGCTGCTGTAGACCAGCTTTCTAAAGTGATGGCTCTTGAGCTTGGACCTCATAATATTAGAGTCAACTGTGTCAATCCAACTGTTGTAATGACTGAAATGGGGAAGATAGGTTGGTCAAAGCCCGAGAAGGCAGCAACAATGCTATCCAAAATTCCTATGGGAAGGTTTGCTG AACCTGAAGATGTAGTTAATGCTGTAATCTTCCTGCTCAGCAGTAAATCTGATATGATAAATGGAATATGTGTACCTATTGATGGAGGATTCCTTGCATGCTAA